From the genome of Corallococcus soli:
CCTGCAGCGCAACCCGGTGGACTTCTTCTCCTACCCGGCCGTGGACTTCCTGCGCCTGCTGTCCTTCGCGACGGAGGCCCTCCAGCCGGAGTACGGCACGCACGACGCCGTCCTTCGCGCGTGCGGCGGCGCCATCTGCGGCACCTTCTTCGAATCCACGGTGGGGCAGACGCTGCTGCGCCTCACCCTGGGCAACGACCCCAAGCGCATCTACAGCAACGCCCCCACGTCGTACGCCACCGCGGTGAGCTACGGGCGGCGCGAGTACCAGCCCCTGGGCGACAAGCGCGTGCGGCTGCACTTCCGGGACGACCTGCTGCCCGTGCAGGTACACGAGGGCATCCTCGGCGGCGCCCTCACCGCGGTCCAGCGCGAGGGCCAGGTGCGCGGCACGGAGCTGTGCCTGGGCGAATCCGAATACCTCATCGAGTGGACCTGAGAAGCACGTCGGGCCCGCCCTTCCGCGAGGAAGAGGGGCCCGGGGGGATGCGAAGCCTTCGCGGCGGCTACTTCGCGCCGACCGGCGGGGGCGCGGCCTTGCCCGCGACCGCGGCCACGGACACGGCGTCCAACTGCTGGGCCATGTCGTGCGCCTTGGCGAGGAAGTCGCCCGTCAGCTCCTTGGGCAGCGGATCCGCGCGGGGGAACTTCTGGGTGAGCGGGTTGGCGTAGGTGCCGCTGCGCTTCAGGCCGAAGTGCAGGTGCGGGCCGGTGGAGCGGCCGGTGTTGCCCGAATAGGCAATCACCTGCTTCTGCCGCACGCGCGTGCCGGTGCGCACGCCGTCACCGAAGCGCGACAGGTGCATGTACTGCGTCTCCATGCCGTTGGCGTGGCGCAGCACCACCATGTTGCCCGCGGCGCCCGCGTAGCTCGCGGACACCACCGTGCCGTCGGCCACGGCCCACACCGGGGTGCCAATGGGCGTGCCGTAGTCCACGCCGTTGTGGTTCTTCACGTACTGGAGCACCGGGTGGTAGCGCGACCCGAAGCTGCTGGTGACGTGCGCGTACTTCAGCGGGCTCTTGAGGAAGGTCTTCTTGGCGCTCGCGCCGTCCTCCTGGAAGAAGTTCGCCTCGCCGTTGGGCAGCACGTAGCGGAACACGCGCTTGTTGCCCACGAGGCCGCCCTCGTAGGTGGCCGCCAGCACCTCGCCGTAGCGCAGCACGCGGCCCTTGGAGACGAACTTCTCCACCAGGGCCTTGGCCTTGTCGCCCTTGCGCACGTCCCGGTAGAAGTCGATGTCCCACGCGAACACGTCCGACAGCACCAGGCCGATGGACGGGTCCTCGCCGGCGGCCAGCGTCGCGTCATACAGCGACGTGCTGATCTCCAGCGAGACGAGCGACACCTGCTTCTCCACTTCAATGGAGCGCTTGCTGCCGACGTACTTCTCCCCGTCGCGGCGCACCTGCCACTCGTCCACGGTGCTCTGGCGGTAGTCGAAGAAGTCCAGCTCGCCGTTGCGCATCACCAGCCGGAACTGGTCGCCCACGCGGGACTTGCGGAAGTCGAACACGCCCTCCAGCGCCGCGATGACCGCCTGCACCTGCACGTCGGGCAGCGCCGCCTCATGCAGCGCGCCCGCCAGCGTCTGGCGCGGCTCAATGCGGCGGTTCTTGATTTCGAACTGGGTGGCGGCTTCCGACGTCGAAGCCACCCCGAGGGCGGCGAGGCACAGGAGGGAGGCGGTCTTCATGAGGGCGGACAGGAGTGTAGAGGACTGTTGCACCTCCGCCCAACTCCTGGCCGCACGTCGCCTGCCCGCCCGCCTGCTCCTGCCCTGTGGCCTGGAGACCTACAACTCCACCTTCTTCTCCGAATGGTGCTGCCCGTCGAAGCGCAGCAGGGTGCCCTTGCCGTCGTAGCGGGTGACGATGTTCACGGGCCGGCGCCACAGGCTCTGCAGGTTGCGCAGCGTCTCCCGTGCGTAGTCGCCCTTCAGGTCCTGCCCGTCGTGCTTGTGCGCGAGCAGCAGCTCCGAGCGGTTCTCGTAGTTGCCGTCCACCACTTCGATGATGGGCTGCCCGAAGTTGGTGAGCGACGTGAGCAGCTTGTTCTTCACCTTGCGGAACTCGCGGTCCAGGATCTCCCACGAGTTGCGCTTCTCGTTGAAGCCATACACGAACAGCTTCTGCTGGATGGCGAACTCGGCGGTGAGGAACGTGTCGATGAAGGTGATGTCGTTGTAGTGCTTGCGGACCTCAAAAATCTTCTCACGGCCCGCGCCCAGCTTCTTGTCCCAGGACTGGCGGGCGCGCAGGTCGTCGCACTCGTCCCACTCCTTGCCGAACTTGCCCTTGTTCCACCGGTCCTCGATGTCCCGCCACAGCTCGATGCCCAGCTTGTACGGGTTGATGGCGCCGGGGCGCACGCCCATGGTGCCGGAGTGGTGGTCCGCGTAGTCGATGATCTCATCATCGCGCAGCGCCCGGCGGGTCATGATGGTGGAGTGCCAGTAGCTGGCCCAGCCCTCGTTCATGATCTTCGTCTGGCCTTGCGGCGCGAAGTAGTACGCCTCGTCGCGCAGGATGGAGAGGATGTCCACCTCCCACGGCTCCAGCGGCGCGTGCTCCAGGAGGAAGTACAGCACGTCCCGCTGGGGGCGCTCCGGGAAGCGCTTGCGCTGCGCCTTCTCATCCTCGGAGTGCTTGCGCTGCGAGTCCAGGAACTCCGAAGGGTTGATGTAGCCGCGCATGTACTCGCGGTTGACCTTGAAGCCCTCCACGCGCTCGTTGGACTTGAGCTCCTCCTCCGCGCGCTGCGGGTCGGGGTTTCTGCGGATGTGGGGCGCGTGCTGGTCAATGAGGTTCTCCAGCGACAGCGTCCGGTCGATGAAGTCCTCCACCTTCTCCACGCCAATCTTGTCCACCCAGCGGCGGACGCGGGTGGCGTGGTTGGCCATGTCGTCAATCATCCGGCGGTTGGTGTGCCGGAAGGAGAAGTTGTTCTTGAAGAAGTCGCAGTGCCCGTAGACGTGGGACATGACCAGCTTCTGGTCCACCTCCGGGTTGCTCTCCATCAAGTAGGCGTAGCAGGGGTCATTGTTGATGACGAGCTCGTAGATTTTGGAGAGCCCGTACTCGTACCCCTTCGCCAGCTGCTCGTACTCCATGCCCCAGCGCCAGTGGGGATAGCGGGTGGGGAAGCCGCCGTAGGCGGCGACCATGTTCATCTCGTCGTAGCTGACCATCTCGAAGACGGTGTCGAAGAAGTCCAGGCCGAATTCCTTGGCATAGCCGTGGATTTCGTCCCGCAGCGACGCGAGGCGGGGTGTCAGGCTCTTGGGCATCGGACGGGTGCTCCGCTGAAGGTTGCTCCGATAGGGGATGGACGACCGCTTCAGCGGCCCTTGCCGAGGAAGTCCTTGATGGACGCGTAGATGGCGTCCTTGTCCGCGATCTCGCTCAACGACACGTTGTTCGTGTCACCCACCGCCTCGCGCAGGTCCTTGATGAACTGCCCGCTGCCGTAGGGGGACTCGACCTGGCCGTAGGCGAACTGGTTCACCTGCGGGAGGATGTCGTTGCGCAGCATCTCAATGCACTGGCGCGTGTCGTCCGCGCTCCAGTTGTCACCGTCGCTGAAGTGGAACGGGTAAATGTTCCACGCGCTCTTCGGGTAGTCCGCCTGGATGATCTCCCGGCACAGCTTGTAGGCGCTGGAGATCATCGTCCCGCCGGACTCGCGGGTGTGGAAGAACGTGTCGCGGTCCACTTCGCGGGCGACGGCGTCGTGGATGATGTAGCGCGACTCCAGGCCCTTGTACTGGTGCTTGAGCCACGTATCGAGCCAGAAGCTCTCGATGCGGACGATCTCCTTCTGCTCGTCCCCCATCGAACCGGACACGTCCATCATGTAGATGATGACCGCGTTGGTGTCCGGCAGCTCCTGGAGCTTGTAGCTGCGGTAGCGCCGGTCCTCGCGCGTGGGGATGATGACCGGCATCTTCGGGTCGTAGGTGCCGGTGGCGATCTGCCGCTTCAGGGCCTGCTTGAAGGTGCGCTTGAAGTGACGCAGCGACTCCGGGCCGGTGGTGTTGACGCCCGTGTACTTCACCTTCTGCGTGACGATGCGCTCGCTCTGCCGCCGCTCGATGCGCGGCAGTTGCAGCTCCTCGCCCAGTATCTGCGCCAGCTCCTCCAGGGTGACGTCCACCTCCAGGGCGTGGTCTCCCTCGCCCTGGCCGGCCTGGTGTCCGTCCCCGGGCTCCACCGCCCCGGGGCCCAGCTGCTGACCCACCTCGCCCTCGCCCTGCCCGACGCCGCCCTGCTCCTTGTGGCCGTACTTGAAGCGCGGGATGTCGATGAAGGGGATGGGGATGCTGATGGCATCCTTGCCCTTCTTGCCCAGCATCTCGCCCTTCTGCACGTACTTGCGCAGGTTGGCTTTGATCTTCCCGCGGACGATCTGTTTGAAGCGGGAGTGGTCCTGGTGGATCTTCAAGGTCACGGCGGCACGTCTCCCCTGTGTGGTGTCCGGAGCTACTCCTTCGCGTCACCACGGGCGAAGATGCTGGCCACGAAGTTGAGGACGTCCGTGGAGCAGATCTCGCAGTACCCGTAGTTCTTCATCATCCGGTCCTTCACCAGATCGATCTTCTCCTGCGTCTCCTTGTCCACGACGGAGGACACGAGGTTCTTGAGCTTGATGCTGTCCTTCTGGTCTTCGAACAGCTTCAGCTCCAGCGCCTTGTGCAGCCGTTCGTTGGTCCGGTAGTTGAAGGTCTTGCCCTCCACGGCGAGCGCGCCGATGTAGTTCATGATCTCCCCGCGGAAGTCGTCCTTGCGGCTCTCCGGGATGTCGATCTTCTCTTCAATCGAACGCATGAGGCGCTCGTCCGGGACTTCGTAGATGCCGGTGTACTTGTTGCGGACCTTCTCCTTCTGGGTGAAGGCCTTGATGTTGTCGATGTAGTTGCCGCACAGCTTGCCGATGGCGTCCTCGTCGGCGCTGATGGCGCGCTGGACCTCGTTCTTGACGATGTCCTCGTACTCCTGCTTCACCGTGGTGAGCAGCTCCTTCATCCGCTTGCGCGCGTCCTCGTTGTTGATGAGGGAGTGCGTCTTCAAGCCGGCTTCCAGCTCGTTGAGCACCATGAAGGGGTTGATGCAGCCCTCGCCCTTGTCGCTCACCAGGGCGTTGGAGATTTTATCCTGGATGTAGCGGGCGCTGATGCCCTCCAGGCCCTCGCGCACGCTCTCCTTGCGCAGCTCCTTGATGTTGTCCTCGGTGAAGTTGGGCAGCGTCTTCCCGTTGTAGAGCTTGAGCTTCTGCAGGAGCGACAGGTTGTGCTTCTTGGGCTCCTCCAGGCGCGTGAGGACGGCCCACATGGCGGCCATCTCCAGCGTGTGCGGCGCGATGTGCTTGCCCTTGATGGCGCGGGAGTTGAAGTCCTTCTCGTAGATCTTCACCTCCTCCGTGAGCTTGGTGATGTACGGGATGTCAATCTTCACCGTACGGTCCCGCAGCGCCTCCATGAACTCGTTGCTCTCCAGCTTCTTGTATTCAGGCTCGTTGGTGTGCCCGATGATGACTTCGTCGATGTCCGTCTGCGGGAACTTCTTCGGCTTGATCTTGTGCTCCTGCGACGCGCCGAGCAGGTCGTAGAGGAACGCGACGTCCAGCTTGAGCACTTCGACGAATTCGATGACGCCGCGGTTGGCGATGTTGAACTCGCCGTCGAAGTTGAAGGCGCGCGGGTCGGAGTCCGAGCCGTACTCGGCGATCTTCCGGTAGTTGATGTCGCCGGTGAGCTCGGTGGAGTCCTGGTTCTTCTCATCCTTGGGCTGGAACGTGCCAATGCCGACGCGGTCCTTCTCGCTGAAGATGAGCCGGTTGACGTGCACGTGGTTCATGACCTGGGCGAAGTCACCGCCGTACTGGGTCATGAGCTCCTTGAAGACGAAGCGGCAGGCGGGGCACAGCTCGCAGCCGTCCGGGATGGTGTAGCCGGACTCCGGCGGGGACAGCTCCGCGAAGATCTTCGGACGCCACTCCTTGGGGATGAGGTTGAGCGGCTCCTCGTTCATGGGGCACTTCATCTTCTCCTTCGTCACCGTGCCGTCCGGCTGCTTCTTGTCGGTGAGCCAGGAGAAGGTGTAGGCGGCGCCCTCCGGGACCTTGGAGTATTCCTCCATGCCCTTCTTGAGCAGGCGGGCGATGGTGGACTTGGACGACCCCACGGGCCCGTGCAGGAGGATGACGCGCTTCTCCGTGCCGTAGCCCTGCGCCGCGGACTTGAAGACGTTCACCAGCTTCATCAGCGGGACGTCCAGGCCGAAGATGGCGTCACGGCCGCCGAAGCGCTCGTCACTGAAGAAGTGGTAGCGCGTCAGCTTCTTCTTGTTGTCGATGTACTCCGACTTCCCGTGACTGAGGATCATGTCGTAGATCCTCTGGAAGGCGGTGCGGGTGACCTTGGGGTTCTTGCGGACGATTTCGAGGTAGTCCTCGAAAGAGCCGTCCCAATTGAGTTCCGCGTAGGTCTTCACGTCCTGGAACGCGGCGATTCTGGAGACCCACGAGCCCTTCTCAGCGTCCTTCATGTCTCTCCCTCGAGGCCACCCGGAGGGGCGCGAACGGTCGCGTCCTCTTCGGAGAAGCCAACATGGTGAACCTGGAGGGCTGGAAGGCCATTCCACACCCACCCCGATGAGGTCCCAGGCGACGACAATCGCGAAGCTCTCGCCCCTTCGGGACCCCGCCGCGGAGTGGGACCGCGCGTCAGCTCGTGTCGGAGAGAAAGCGCTCTCCTTCACGGGGTGAAAAGGCACTTTGATTATAAGGACCGTGGCCCGCGCTGGGAGGAGCCCCCCCGGTGCGATGTGTCGGGTCCCACCGCGTCCAACCGCGCACTTCCCGACGATTGGACCGCTGCTGGAGGACACCCCGTCCGGGGGAACCCCCACTGTGGGGCGGCGTCTCCGTCCGCTCCACATGTCGGCGTGATGGCCTGTTCCGCATTCCGCCCCGCCCAGAAGGGTGCGTAACGGCGCGAATCCCGCGCTGCCCGGGGAAGTGGTGGCGCGGGGGAGGCGCGGCAGGCGGGCGGGCATCAGGCAGGTGGGCGGGTCGCCGGCTTGGCTTTGAGCGCTGCCTGCGTATCCTCGCGCGCGCCATGGTCCCCGCATCGAGTCCCGCCGCCCTTGTGTCCACCCCTGCCGCGCCCGGCCTGTCCGCAGTGCCCGCGCCACGGCCCGAGCCGTCGATGCGCTGGTTGGTGGGCCTGCTGCTCATGGCGGCGCTGCTGCCCCGGTTGGGCGTGTTCTTCATCAACGAGAACCTCTACGGCGACGCGGTGGTGCGCACGGAGCTGGCGGAGCGGTGGTGGTCA
Proteins encoded in this window:
- a CDS encoding DUF2378 family protein, yielding MASSLSDLEQRIALTRPGDTVRGLSFAAVLRLTRTHLGHDTAERLRAPLLQRNPVDFFSYPAVDFLRLLSFATEALQPEYGTHDAVLRACGGAICGTFFESTVGQTLLRLTLGNDPKRIYSNAPTSYATAVSYGRREYQPLGDKRVRLHFRDDLLPVQVHEGILGGALTAVQREGQVRGTELCLGESEYLIEWT
- a CDS encoding M23 family metallopeptidase, which produces MKTASLLCLAALGVASTSEAATQFEIKNRRIEPRQTLAGALHEAALPDVQVQAVIAALEGVFDFRKSRVGDQFRLVMRNGELDFFDYRQSTVDEWQVRRDGEKYVGSKRSIEVEKQVSLVSLEISTSLYDATLAAGEDPSIGLVLSDVFAWDIDFYRDVRKGDKAKALVEKFVSKGRVLRYGEVLAATYEGGLVGNKRVFRYVLPNGEANFFQEDGASAKKTFLKSPLKYAHVTSSFGSRYHPVLQYVKNHNGVDYGTPIGTPVWAVADGTVVSASYAGAAGNMVVLRHANGMETQYMHLSRFGDGVRTGTRVRQKQVIAYSGNTGRSTGPHLHFGLKRSGTYANPLTQKFPRADPLPKELTGDFLAKAHDMAQQLDAVSVAAVAGKAAPPPVGAK
- a CDS encoding SpoVR family protein, yielding MPKSLTPRLASLRDEIHGYAKEFGLDFFDTVFEMVSYDEMNMVAAYGGFPTRYPHWRWGMEYEQLAKGYEYGLSKIYELVINNDPCYAYLMESNPEVDQKLVMSHVYGHCDFFKNNFSFRHTNRRMIDDMANHATRVRRWVDKIGVEKVEDFIDRTLSLENLIDQHAPHIRRNPDPQRAEEELKSNERVEGFKVNREYMRGYINPSEFLDSQRKHSEDEKAQRKRFPERPQRDVLYFLLEHAPLEPWEVDILSILRDEAYYFAPQGQTKIMNEGWASYWHSTIMTRRALRDDEIIDYADHHSGTMGVRPGAINPYKLGIELWRDIEDRWNKGKFGKEWDECDDLRARQSWDKKLGAGREKIFEVRKHYNDITFIDTFLTAEFAIQQKLFVYGFNEKRNSWEILDREFRKVKNKLLTSLTNFGQPIIEVVDGNYENRSELLLAHKHDGQDLKGDYARETLRNLQSLWRRPVNIVTRYDGKGTLLRFDGQHHSEKKVEL
- a CDS encoding DUF444 family protein, which gives rise to MTLKIHQDHSRFKQIVRGKIKANLRKYVQKGEMLGKKGKDAISIPIPFIDIPRFKYGHKEQGGVGQGEGEVGQQLGPGAVEPGDGHQAGQGEGDHALEVDVTLEELAQILGEELQLPRIERRQSERIVTQKVKYTGVNTTGPESLRHFKRTFKQALKRQIATGTYDPKMPVIIPTREDRRYRSYKLQELPDTNAVIIYMMDVSGSMGDEQKEIVRIESFWLDTWLKHQYKGLESRYIIHDAVAREVDRDTFFHTRESGGTMISSAYKLCREIIQADYPKSAWNIYPFHFSDGDNWSADDTRQCIEMLRNDILPQVNQFAYGQVESPYGSGQFIKDLREAVGDTNNVSLSEIADKDAIYASIKDFLGKGR
- a CDS encoding PrkA family serine protein kinase, translated to MKDAEKGSWVSRIAAFQDVKTYAELNWDGSFEDYLEIVRKNPKVTRTAFQRIYDMILSHGKSEYIDNKKKLTRYHFFSDERFGGRDAIFGLDVPLMKLVNVFKSAAQGYGTEKRVILLHGPVGSSKSTIARLLKKGMEEYSKVPEGAAYTFSWLTDKKQPDGTVTKEKMKCPMNEEPLNLIPKEWRPKIFAELSPPESGYTIPDGCELCPACRFVFKELMTQYGGDFAQVMNHVHVNRLIFSEKDRVGIGTFQPKDEKNQDSTELTGDINYRKIAEYGSDSDPRAFNFDGEFNIANRGVIEFVEVLKLDVAFLYDLLGASQEHKIKPKKFPQTDIDEVIIGHTNEPEYKKLESNEFMEALRDRTVKIDIPYITKLTEEVKIYEKDFNSRAIKGKHIAPHTLEMAAMWAVLTRLEEPKKHNLSLLQKLKLYNGKTLPNFTEDNIKELRKESVREGLEGISARYIQDKISNALVSDKGEGCINPFMVLNELEAGLKTHSLINNEDARKRMKELLTTVKQEYEDIVKNEVQRAISADEDAIGKLCGNYIDNIKAFTQKEKVRNKYTGIYEVPDERLMRSIEEKIDIPESRKDDFRGEIMNYIGALAVEGKTFNYRTNERLHKALELKLFEDQKDSIKLKNLVSSVVDKETQEKIDLVKDRMMKNYGYCEICSTDVLNFVASIFARGDAKE